From Astyanax mexicanus isolate ESR-SI-001 chromosome 13, AstMex3_surface, whole genome shotgun sequence, the proteins below share one genomic window:
- the bcas1 gene encoding breast carcinoma-amplified sequence 1 isoform X7, with protein MGIRQSLDITVPEKEHGEKKVQNGAPNGHALSGPDLPDAVSLEVSVQQNSEPPAKIQTDIALPTPEPVPAAVISVEVSPDPAVPAETIILTNTETPKLAQTGNFFKMFKKKNEPVIPEPEVTLDVSVQQNSELPALILTDNALPTPEPVPAAVVSVEVSPDPAVPAETITLTNTETPKPVQTANFFKMFKKKNDPVIPEPEVSLDVPVQQNSEPPAMILTDNALPTPEPVPAAVVSVEVSPDLAVPAEMITITNTEPPKPVQKPSLFNRFKKKNEPAIPEPEVSLDVSVQQNSEPPSIILTDKALPTPEPVPAAVVSVEVSPVPAVPAETITITNTGTPKPAQKPSLFNRFKKKNEPVIPEPEVSLDVSVQQNSDLPTMIETDNALPAPEPVPAAVVSVEVSPDPAVPAETITLTNIEPPKLAQKPSLFNRFKKKNEPVIPEPEVSLDVSVQQNSEPPAMILTDNALPTPEPVPAAVVSVEVSPDLAVPAEMITITNTEPPKPVQKPSLFNRFKKKNEPAIPEPEVSLDVSVQQNSEPPSIILTDKALPTPEPVPAAVVSVEVSPVPAVPAETITITNTETPKPAQKPSLFNRFKKKNESVIPEPEVSLEVSVQQNSDLPTMIETDNALPTPEPVPAAVVSVEVSPVPAVPAETITLTNIEPIKPVQKPSLFNRFKKKNEPAIPEPEVSLDVSVQQNSEAPSIILTDKALPTPEPVPAAVVSVEVSPVPAVPAETITITNTETPKPAQKPSLFNRFKKNEPVIPEPEVSLDVSVQQNSELPAMILTDNALPTPEPVPAAVVSVEVSPEIAVPAEMITITNTEPPKPVQKPSLFNRFKKKNEPVIPEPEVTLEVSLQQNSELPIMIETDKALPTPEPVPAAVVSVEVSPDPAVPAETITLTNIEPPKPAQKPSLFNRFKKKNEAVIPEPEASLDVSVQQNSEPPTMIETDNALPTPEPVPAAVVSVEVSPDKAIPTETITITNTETPKPVQKPSLFNRFKKKNEPVIPEPEVTLEVSVQQNSEAPAVTQTDNTLPAPEPVPAAVVSVEVSPDPVISITPANKEPPKLVKKPSLFNRLKKKNEPVIPEPEVSLEVSVQQNSEAPAVTQTDNALPAPEPVPAAVVSVEVSPDPVISITSANKEPPKPVQKPSLFNKFKKKNEPVIPEPEVTLEVSVQQNSEASAVTLTDNPLPTPEPVPAAVVSVEVSPDKAIPTETITLTNTETPKPAQTGNFFKMFKKKNEPVIPEPEANVAEVPEELIVPEMQTDGQKSEPPDIKGSTQAEKVPQGESLSPSAAEVDEDSSSQPEESEAEENPVMNFFKTLVSPTKATKEAAAAPDASKDQSQKETPSAPTPNVPEPMKVPPPPPPAPPKMESKAEPAIKKEEPPAAEAAAAAAGKETPSRAKAKAKDSPFGKLFRPKALLGKVVSKVQAATASGASAPSKTSAPSEVKEEAQPVEVQVDASKTSTLEAAAKPEPPPAPKPEEKKSEKKPSPFANLLKPKVLLGQVSSKIRAAASSAAASVSLATGGAAAEPKKEAPAAAAPAVPDPAASAKAKEEPKPAATAAATAAVTAAAPDNKSVGSADNPSPSIPRKLEKRNSIQLFFKNLGQKRHSDAGVQTEAVAPEKAK; from the exons TAACCCTTGACGTATCAGTGCAGCAGAACAGTGAACTGCCGGCCTTGATTCTAACAGATAATGCACTGCCAACACCAGAACCAGTACCAGCTGCAGTCGTATCTGTGGAAGTATCACCCGATCCAGCAGTTCCAGCAGAAACCATCACACTAACCaacacagagacaccaaaaccAGTTCAGACAGCAAACTTCTTCAAGATGTTTAAGAAGAAGAATGATCCAGTGATTCCTGAACCAGAGG tGTCCCTTGACGTACCAGTGCAGCAGAACAGTGAACCACCGGCCATGATTCTAACAGATAATGCACTGCCAACACCAGAACCAGTACCAGCTGCAGTCGTATCTGTGGAAGTATCACCTGATCTAGCAGTTCCAGCAGAAATGATCACAATAACCAACACAGAACCACCAAAACCAGTTCAGAAACCAAGTCTCTTCAATAGGTTCAAGAAGAAGAACGAACCAGCGATTCCTGAACCAGAGG tGTCCCTTGACGTATCAGTGCAGCAGAACAGTGAACCGCCGTCCATAATTCTAACAGATAAAGCACTGCCAACACCAGAACCAGTACCAGCTGCAGTCGTATCTGTGGAAGTATCACCTGTTCCAGCAGTTCCAGCAGAGACCATCACAATAACCAACACAGGAACACCAAAACCAGCTCAGAAACCCAGTCTCTTCAATAGGTTCAAGAAGAAGAACGAACCAGTGATTCCTGAACCAGAGG TGTCCCTTGACGTATCAGTGCAGCAGAACAGTGACCTGCCAACCATGATTGAAACAGATAATGCACTGCCAGCACCAGAACCAGTACCAGCTGCAGTTGTATCTGTGGAAGTATCACCTGATCCAGCAGTTCCAGCAGAAACCATCACACTAACCAACATAGAACCACCAAAACTAGCTCAGAAACCCAGTCTCTTCAATAGGTTCAAGAAGAAGAACGAACCAGTGATTCCTGAACCAGAGG tGTCCCTTGACGTATCAGTGCAGCAGAACAGTGAACCACCGGCCATGATTCTAACAGATAATGCACTGCCAACACCAGAACCAGTACCAGCTGCAGTCGTATCTGTGGAAGTATCACCTGATCTAGCAGTTCCAGCAGAAATGATCACAATAACCAACACAGAACCACCAAAACCAGTTCAGAAACCCAGTCTCTTCAATAGGTTCAAGAAGAAGAACGAACCAGCGATTCCTGAACCAGAGG tGTCCCTTGACGTATCAGTGCAGCAGAACAGTGAACCGCCGTCCATAATTCTAACAGATAAAGCACTGCCAACACCAGAACCAGTACCAGCTGCAGTCGTATCTGTGGAAGTATCACCTGTTCCAGCAGTTCCAGCAGAGACCATCACAATAACCAACACAGAAACACCAAAACCAGCTCAGAAACCCAGTCTCTTCAATAGGTTCAAGAAGAAGAACGAATCAGTGATTCCTGAACCAGAGG TGTCCCTTGAAGTATCAGTGCAGCAGAACAGTGACCTGCCAACCATGATTGAAACAGATAATGCACTGCCAACACCAGAACCAGTACCAGCTGCAGTCGTATCTGTGGAAGTATCACCTGTTCCAGCAGTTCCAGCAGAGACCATCACACTAACCAACATAGAGCCAATAAAACCAGTTCAGAAACCCAGTCTCTTCAATAGGTTCAAGAAGAAAAATGAACCAGCGATTCCTGAACCAGAGG tGTCCCTTGACGTATCAGTGCAGCAGAACAGTGAAGCGCCGTCCATAATTCTAACAGATAAAGCACTGCCAACACCAGAACCAGTACCAGCTGCAGTCGTATCTGTGGAAGTATCACCTGTTCCAGCAGTTCCAGCAGAGACCATCACAATAACCAACACAGAAACACCAAAACCAGCTCAGAAACCCAGTCTCTTCAATAGGTTCAAGAAGAACGAACCAGTGATTCCTGAACCAGAGG tGTCCCTTGACGTATCAGTGCAGCAGAACAGTGAACTACCAGCCATGATTCTAACAGATAATGCACTGCCAACACCAGAACCAGTACCAGCTGCAGTCGTATCTGTGGAAGTATCACCTGAAATAGCAGTTCCAGCAGAAATGATCACAATAACCAACACAGAACCACCAAAACCAGTTCAGAAACCCAGTCTCTTCAATAGATTCAAGAAGAAGAATGAACCAGTGATTCCTGAACCAGAGG taACCCTTGAAGTATCACTGCAGCAGAACAGTGAACTGCCAATCATGATTGAAACAGATAAAGCACTGCCAACACCAGAACCAGTACCAGCTGCAGTCGTATCTGTGGAAGTATCACCTGATCCAGCAGTTCCAGCAGAAACCATCACACTAACCAACATAGAACCACCAAAACCAGCTCAGAAACCCAGTCTCTTCAATAGGTTCAAGAAAAAGAACGAAGCAGTCATTCCAGAACCAGAGG CGTCCCTTGACGTATCAGTGCAGCAGAACAGTGAACCGCCGACCATGATTGAAACCGATAATGCACTGCCAACACCAGAACCAGTACCAGCTGCAGTCGTATCTGTGGAAGTATCACCTGATAAAGCAATCCCAACAGAAACCATCACAATAACCaacacagagacaccaaaaccAGTTCAGAAACCCAGTCTCTTCAACAGATTCAAGAAGAAGAACGAACCAGTGATTCCTGAACCAGAGG TAACTCTTGAAGTATCAGTGCAGCAGAACAGTGAAGCACCTGCCGTGACCCAAACAGATAACACACTGCCAGCACCAGAACCAGTACCAGCTGCAGTCGTATCTGTGGAAGTATCACCTGATCCAGTAATCTCCATCACACCAGCCAATAAAGAGCCACCGAAACTAGTTAAGAAACCCAGTCTCTTCAATAGGCTCAAGAAGAAGAATGAACCAGTGATTCCAGAACCAGAGG TATCCCTTGAAGTATCAGTTCAGCAGAACAGTGAAGCACCTGCCGTGACCCAAACAGATAATGCACTGCCAGCACCAGAACCAGTACCAGCTGCAGTCGTATCTGTGGAAGTATCACCTGATCCAGTAATCTCCATCACATCAGCCAATAAAGAGCCACCAAAACCAGTTCAGAAACCCAGTCTCTTCAATAAGTTCAAGAAGAAGAATGAACCAGTGATTCCTGAACCAGAGG TAACCCTTGAAGTATCAGTGCAGCAGAACAGTGAAGCATCTGCCGTGACTCTAACGGATAACCCACTGCCAACACCAGAACCAGTACCAGCTGCAGTCGTATCTGTGGAAGTATCACCTGATAAAGCAATCCCAACAGAGACCATCACACTAACCAACACAGAAACACCAAAACCAGCTCAGACAGGAAACTTCTTCAAGATGTTTAAGAAGAAGAACGAACCAGTGATTCCTGAACCAGAGGCTAATGTAGCTGAAGTACCTGAAGAACTGATAGTTCCAGAAATGCAGACCGATGGCCAGAAGTCT GAGCCTCCTGACATAAAGGGAAGTACACAGGCTGAGAAAGTGCCACAGGGCGAATCGCTCAGTCCCAGCGCCGCTGAGGTCGACGAAGACTCAAGTTCTCAACCGGAGGAGAGCGAAGCAGAGGAAAATCCAGTTATGAACTTTTTCAAAACTCtt GTGAGTCCGACCAAAGCCACCAAAGAAGCAGCGGCTGCTCCCGATGCCTCCAAagaccag TCACAGAAGGAGACCCCGTCGGCCCCCACGCCAAAC GTACCGGAACCAATGAAGGTGCCCCCTCCTCCGCCGCCGGCACCTCCAAAGATGGAGAGCAAAGCAGAACCAGCCATAAAGAAAGAGGAGCCACCagctgcagaagcagcagcagcagcagctggaaaggAGACCCCAAGCagggctaaagctaaagctaaagacaGCCCGTTCGGCAAGCTCTTCCGTCCAAAG GCGTTGCTAGGCAAGGTGGTGTCGAAAGTTCAGGCAGCAACAGCGAGCGGAGCCAGCGCCCCCTCCAAGACCTCAGCGCCG TCTGAGGTGAAGGAAGAAGCACAGCCAGTTGAGGTGCAG GTAGATGCATCCAAAACCAGCACCCTCGAGGCAGCCGCCAAACCAGAGCCCCCTCCGGCCCCCAAGCCAGAGGAGAAGAAGTCGGAGAAGAAGCCCTCGCCCTTTGCCAACCTGCTCAAACCAAAG GTACTGCTAGGACAAGTGAGCTCCAAGATCCGGGCAGCTGCATCCAGTGCTGCAGCCAGCGTGTCCCTTGCTACTGGAGGAGCG GCTGCAGAACCCAAGAAAGAAGCCCCGGCAGCAGCAGCTCCCGCAGTCCCCGATCCCGCTGCAAGCGCCAAGGCCAAAGAAGAGCCCAAGCCTGCTGCCACTGCCGCCGCCACTGCTGCTGTCACTGCAGCCGCCCCAGACAACAAGTCGGTGGGTAGTGCGGATAACCCTTCGCCCAGTATCCCCCGCAAGCTAGAGAAGAGGAACTCCATCCAGCTGTTCTTCAAAAATCTG GGTCAGAAACGTCACTCTGACGCCGGAGTGCAGACGGAGGCCGTGGCACCGGAGAAGGCCAAGTAA
- the bcas1 gene encoding breast carcinoma-amplified sequence 1 isoform X22 yields the protein MGIRQSLDITVPEKEHGEKKVQNGAPNGHALSGPDLPDAVSLEVSVQQNSEPPAKIQTDIALPTPEPVPAAVISVEVSPDPAVPAETIILTNTETPKLAQTGNFFKMFKKKNEPVIPEPEVTLDVSVQQNSELPALILTDNALPTPEPVPAAVVSVEVSPDPAVPAETITLTNTETPKPVQTANFFKMFKKKNDPVIPEPEVSLDVPVQQNSEPPAMILTDNALPTPEPVPAAVVSVEVSPDLAVPAEMITITNTEPPKPVQKPSLFNRFKKKNEPAIPEPEVSLDVSVQQNSEPPSIILTDKALPTPEPVPAAVVSVEVSPVPAVPAETITITNTGTPKPAQKPSLFNRFKKKNEPVIPEPEVSLDVSVQQNSDLPTMIETDNALPAPEPVPAAVVSVEVSPDPAVPAETITLTNIEPPKLAQKPSLFNRFKKKNEPVIPEPEVSLDVSVQQNSEAPSIILTDKALPTPEPVPAAVVSVEVSPVPAVPAETITITNTETPKPAQKPSLFNRFKKKNEPVIPEPEVSLDVSVQQNSELPAMILTDNALPTPEPVPAAVVSVEVSPEIAVPAEMITITNTEPPKPVQKPSLFNRFKKKNEPVIPEPEVTLEVSLQQNSELPIMIETDKALPTPEPVPAAVVSVEVSPDPAVPAETITLTNIEPPKPAQKPSLFNRFKKKNEAVIPEPEASLDVSVQQNSEPPTMIETDNALPTPEPVPAAVVSVEVSPDKAIPTETITITNTETPKPVQKPSLFNRFKKKNEPVIPEPEVTLEVSVQQNSEAPAVTQTDNTLPAPEPVPAAVVSVEVSPDPVISITPANKEPPKLVKKPSLFNRLKKKNEPVIPEPEVSLEVSVQQNSEAPAVTQTDNALPAPEPVPAAVVSVEVSPDPVISITSANKEPPKPVQKPSLFNKFKKKNEPVIPEPEVTLEVSVQQNSEASAVTLTDNPLPTPEPVPAAVVSVEVSPDKAIPTETITLTNTETPKPAQTGNFFKMFKKKNEPVIPEPEANVAEVPEELIVPEMQTDGQKSEPPDIKGSTQAEKVPQGESLSPSAAEVDEDSSSQPEESEAEENPVMNFFKTLVSPTKATKEAAAAPDASKDQSQKETPSAPTPNVPEPMKVPPPPPPAPPKMESKAEPAIKKEEPPAAEAAAAAAGKETPSRAKAKAKDSPFGKLFRPKALLGKVVSKVQAATASGASAPSKTSAPSEVKEEAQPVEVQVDASKTSTLEAAAKPEPPPAPKPEEKKSEKKPSPFANLLKPKVLLGQVSSKIRAAASSAAASVSLATGGAAAEPKKEAPAAAAPAVPDPAASAKAKEEPKPAATAAATAAVTAAAPDNKSVGSADNPSPSIPRKLEKRNSIQLFFKNLGQKRHSDAGVQTEAVAPEKAK from the exons TAACCCTTGACGTATCAGTGCAGCAGAACAGTGAACTGCCGGCCTTGATTCTAACAGATAATGCACTGCCAACACCAGAACCAGTACCAGCTGCAGTCGTATCTGTGGAAGTATCACCCGATCCAGCAGTTCCAGCAGAAACCATCACACTAACCaacacagagacaccaaaaccAGTTCAGACAGCAAACTTCTTCAAGATGTTTAAGAAGAAGAATGATCCAGTGATTCCTGAACCAGAGG tGTCCCTTGACGTACCAGTGCAGCAGAACAGTGAACCACCGGCCATGATTCTAACAGATAATGCACTGCCAACACCAGAACCAGTACCAGCTGCAGTCGTATCTGTGGAAGTATCACCTGATCTAGCAGTTCCAGCAGAAATGATCACAATAACCAACACAGAACCACCAAAACCAGTTCAGAAACCAAGTCTCTTCAATAGGTTCAAGAAGAAGAACGAACCAGCGATTCCTGAACCAGAGG tGTCCCTTGACGTATCAGTGCAGCAGAACAGTGAACCGCCGTCCATAATTCTAACAGATAAAGCACTGCCAACACCAGAACCAGTACCAGCTGCAGTCGTATCTGTGGAAGTATCACCTGTTCCAGCAGTTCCAGCAGAGACCATCACAATAACCAACACAGGAACACCAAAACCAGCTCAGAAACCCAGTCTCTTCAATAGGTTCAAGAAGAAGAACGAACCAGTGATTCCTGAACCAGAGG TGTCCCTTGACGTATCAGTGCAGCAGAACAGTGACCTGCCAACCATGATTGAAACAGATAATGCACTGCCAGCACCAGAACCAGTACCAGCTGCAGTTGTATCTGTGGAAGTATCACCTGATCCAGCAGTTCCAGCAGAAACCATCACACTAACCAACATAGAACCACCAAAACTAGCTCAGAAACCCAGTCTCTTCAATAGGTTCAAGAAGAAGAACGAACCAGTGATTCCTGAACCAGAGG tGTCCCTTGACGTATCAGTGCAGCAGAACAGTGAAGCGCCGTCCATAATTCTAACAGATAAAGCACTGCCAACACCAGAACCAGTACCAGCTGCAGTCGTATCTGTGGAAGTATCACCTGTTCCAGCAGTTCCAGCAGAGACCATCACAATAACCAACACAGAAACACCAAAACCAGCTCAGAAACCCAGTCTCTTCAATAG GTTCAAGAAGAAGAACGAACCAGTGATTCCTGAACCAGAGG tGTCCCTTGACGTATCAGTGCAGCAGAACAGTGAACTACCAGCCATGATTCTAACAGATAATGCACTGCCAACACCAGAACCAGTACCAGCTGCAGTCGTATCTGTGGAAGTATCACCTGAAATAGCAGTTCCAGCAGAAATGATCACAATAACCAACACAGAACCACCAAAACCAGTTCAGAAACCCAGTCTCTTCAATAGATTCAAGAAGAAGAATGAACCAGTGATTCCTGAACCAGAGG taACCCTTGAAGTATCACTGCAGCAGAACAGTGAACTGCCAATCATGATTGAAACAGATAAAGCACTGCCAACACCAGAACCAGTACCAGCTGCAGTCGTATCTGTGGAAGTATCACCTGATCCAGCAGTTCCAGCAGAAACCATCACACTAACCAACATAGAACCACCAAAACCAGCTCAGAAACCCAGTCTCTTCAATAGGTTCAAGAAAAAGAACGAAGCAGTCATTCCAGAACCAGAGG CGTCCCTTGACGTATCAGTGCAGCAGAACAGTGAACCGCCGACCATGATTGAAACCGATAATGCACTGCCAACACCAGAACCAGTACCAGCTGCAGTCGTATCTGTGGAAGTATCACCTGATAAAGCAATCCCAACAGAAACCATCACAATAACCaacacagagacaccaaaaccAGTTCAGAAACCCAGTCTCTTCAACAGATTCAAGAAGAAGAACGAACCAGTGATTCCTGAACCAGAGG TAACTCTTGAAGTATCAGTGCAGCAGAACAGTGAAGCACCTGCCGTGACCCAAACAGATAACACACTGCCAGCACCAGAACCAGTACCAGCTGCAGTCGTATCTGTGGAAGTATCACCTGATCCAGTAATCTCCATCACACCAGCCAATAAAGAGCCACCGAAACTAGTTAAGAAACCCAGTCTCTTCAATAGGCTCAAGAAGAAGAATGAACCAGTGATTCCAGAACCAGAGG TATCCCTTGAAGTATCAGTTCAGCAGAACAGTGAAGCACCTGCCGTGACCCAAACAGATAATGCACTGCCAGCACCAGAACCAGTACCAGCTGCAGTCGTATCTGTGGAAGTATCACCTGATCCAGTAATCTCCATCACATCAGCCAATAAAGAGCCACCAAAACCAGTTCAGAAACCCAGTCTCTTCAATAAGTTCAAGAAGAAGAATGAACCAGTGATTCCTGAACCAGAGG TAACCCTTGAAGTATCAGTGCAGCAGAACAGTGAAGCATCTGCCGTGACTCTAACGGATAACCCACTGCCAACACCAGAACCAGTACCAGCTGCAGTCGTATCTGTGGAAGTATCACCTGATAAAGCAATCCCAACAGAGACCATCACACTAACCAACACAGAAACACCAAAACCAGCTCAGACAGGAAACTTCTTCAAGATGTTTAAGAAGAAGAACGAACCAGTGATTCCTGAACCAGAGGCTAATGTAGCTGAAGTACCTGAAGAACTGATAGTTCCAGAAATGCAGACCGATGGCCAGAAGTCT GAGCCTCCTGACATAAAGGGAAGTACACAGGCTGAGAAAGTGCCACAGGGCGAATCGCTCAGTCCCAGCGCCGCTGAGGTCGACGAAGACTCAAGTTCTCAACCGGAGGAGAGCGAAGCAGAGGAAAATCCAGTTATGAACTTTTTCAAAACTCtt GTGAGTCCGACCAAAGCCACCAAAGAAGCAGCGGCTGCTCCCGATGCCTCCAAagaccag TCACAGAAGGAGACCCCGTCGGCCCCCACGCCAAAC GTACCGGAACCAATGAAGGTGCCCCCTCCTCCGCCGCCGGCACCTCCAAAGATGGAGAGCAAAGCAGAACCAGCCATAAAGAAAGAGGAGCCACCagctgcagaagcagcagcagcagcagctggaaaggAGACCCCAAGCagggctaaagctaaagctaaagacaGCCCGTTCGGCAAGCTCTTCCGTCCAAAG GCGTTGCTAGGCAAGGTGGTGTCGAAAGTTCAGGCAGCAACAGCGAGCGGAGCCAGCGCCCCCTCCAAGACCTCAGCGCCG TCTGAGGTGAAGGAAGAAGCACAGCCAGTTGAGGTGCAG GTAGATGCATCCAAAACCAGCACCCTCGAGGCAGCCGCCAAACCAGAGCCCCCTCCGGCCCCCAAGCCAGAGGAGAAGAAGTCGGAGAAGAAGCCCTCGCCCTTTGCCAACCTGCTCAAACCAAAG GTACTGCTAGGACAAGTGAGCTCCAAGATCCGGGCAGCTGCATCCAGTGCTGCAGCCAGCGTGTCCCTTGCTACTGGAGGAGCG GCTGCAGAACCCAAGAAAGAAGCCCCGGCAGCAGCAGCTCCCGCAGTCCCCGATCCCGCTGCAAGCGCCAAGGCCAAAGAAGAGCCCAAGCCTGCTGCCACTGCCGCCGCCACTGCTGCTGTCACTGCAGCCGCCCCAGACAACAAGTCGGTGGGTAGTGCGGATAACCCTTCGCCCAGTATCCCCCGCAAGCTAGAGAAGAGGAACTCCATCCAGCTGTTCTTCAAAAATCTG GGTCAGAAACGTCACTCTGACGCCGGAGTGCAGACGGAGGCCGTGGCACCGGAGAAGGCCAAGTAA